From a single Aquarana catesbeiana isolate 2022-GZ linkage group LG09, ASM4218655v1, whole genome shotgun sequence genomic region:
- the LOC141107196 gene encoding olfactory receptor 6C3-like, translated as MYVNQTAIKYFIIRGISDVPEIQFTIFFLVLLIYLITLAGNMTIILLICLDQHLQTPMYYFLGNLSVVDISCSTITLHKILTSFITHDKTVSYPACMAQMYMFGSLTGHELLILTAMSYDRYVAICKPLRYHMVMNAKTCALLASACWLVGFLQVAPPLGILYSFSCYSTMEINHFFCDIVPLMKISCNDTSFLEMLFFIEGLLLLNFTPFVLTFISYIFIIVAIMRIHSNHGRRKAFYTCSSHLTVVILLYTTLVSQYLTPNLNSTLDSKKLFALFNTAAVPMLNPIIYSLKNKDVKVALTRSLGKFRLIP; from the coding sequence ATGTATGTAAACCAGACAGCAATCAAATATTTCATCATTAGAGGGATTTCAGATGTTCCCGAGATTCAATTTACTATCTTTTTTCTGGTTCTGCTCATTTATCTCATCACTCTTGCTGGCAACATGACCATTATTTTGCTTATCTGCCTGGACCAACATCTCCAGACTCCAATGTACTATTTCCTGGGCAACTTGTCTGTAGTGGATATTTCATGTTCCACCATCACTCTGCATAAGATTCTCACTAGCTTTATTACACATGATAAAACTGTTTCTTACCCTGCTTGCATGGCACAAATGTACATGTTTGGTTCATTGACAGGCCATGAACTCTTGATATTAACAGCCATGAGCTATGATCGCTATGTAGCAATTTGTAAACCTCTACGGTATCACATGGTTATGAATGCTAAGACATGTGCTCTGTTGGCATCTGCTTGTTGGTTGGTTGGGTTTTTACAGGTTGCTCCCCCTCTTGGGATTCTATATAGTTTTTCTTGTTATTCAACAATGGAAATCAACCACTTCTTCTGTGACATTGTCCCCTTGATGAAGATTTCCTGCAATGACACTTCATTTTTGGAAATGCTATTTTTTATAGAAGGTTTGCTCCTCTTGAATTTTACTCCATTTGTTCTCACTTTTATCtcttacatttttattattgttgcCATCATGAGGATACACTCCAATCACGGCAGACGTAAGGCCTTCTACACATGTTCATCTCACCTCACAGTTGTCATATTGCTCTACACAACTCTTGTAAGCCAGTATCTGACACCAAACTTAAATAGCACTTTGGACTCCAAAAAACTTTTCGCTTTGTTTAACACCGCTGCTGTCCCAATGCTTAATCCAATCATCTACAGCCTAAAAAATAAGGATGTGAAAGTAGCTCTTACGCGAAGCTTAGGAAAATTCAGATTGATACCTTGA